From the Deinococcus radiophilus genome, one window contains:
- a CDS encoding heme-binding domain-containing protein: MWMKVGQRFNISAPGFGREADEATATVEKGEMPEKTYLPLHPEAHLTPAETRALVTGLERTFGSASGEREEGHG; encoded by the coding sequence ATGTGGATGAAGGTCGGCCAGCGGTTCAATATCAGCGCACCTGGTTTTGGCCGTGAAGCGGACGAGGCTACCGCAACGGTGGAAAAGGGCGAGATGCCGGAGAAAACTTACCTGCCCCTTCACCCCGAGGCGCACCTCACTCCTGCAGAAACGAGGGCACTGGTCACGGGCCTAGAGCGGACGTTTGGCAGTGCAAGCGGTGAACGCGAGGAAGGGCACGGCTGA